One window of Biomphalaria glabrata chromosome 6, xgBioGlab47.1, whole genome shotgun sequence genomic DNA carries:
- the LOC106071793 gene encoding oligodendrocyte transcription factor 3-like translates to MSQTVSPTPDSPISPLPSTATDDETIDVTDDDSQPWSNDIYTGVVNARVSCSRDDVELRPALDSDDASCSYSNIMQSKFSSQELRELRSKINSRERKRMHDLNSAMDSLREVMPYAAGPSMRKLSKIATLTLAKNYILMLSKSVQDLKQLLDELHKGAHSMYQHPYLHRKSPDFHPACSLTGYSQTGLFTNNQLSLHPNFFHPNITYSATASHLSNMNVPVSTQLSHTQGINMPSYRSMACPCTAPNDYASSRLPRLASQSSLVLQSSSGKIQPPL, encoded by the coding sequence ATGTCTCAAACGGTCAGTCCAACACCTGACAGTCCCATATCGCCACTGCCATCCACTGCCACAGATGATGAGACCATTGACGTCACAGACGATGACAGTCAGCCATGGAGTAATGACATCTACACAGGTGTGGTCAACGCTAGAGTTTCCTGCTCTCGGGATGACGTCGAGCTGAGGCCAGCCCTAGATTCAGACGACGCGTCGTGCAGCTACAGTAACATTATGCAAAGTAAGTTTTCCTCACAGGAGCTGCGTGAATTAAGGTCAAAGATCAATAGCCGTGAACGGAAGAGGATGCacgacttaaactctgccatgGACTCACTCCGGGAAGTCATGCCTTACGCCGCGGGACCCTCTATGCGTAAATTGAGTAAAATCGCCACCCTGACTTTGGctaaaaactatattttaatgttaagcAAATCCGTGCAAGATTTAAAACAACTGCTGGACGAGCTACACAAGGGAGCTCACTCAATGTATCAACACCCTTATTTACATCGCAAGTCTCCAGATTTTCACCCGGCATGCTCTTTGACCGGATATTCCCAAACTGGACTGTTCACAAATAATCAACTTTCTCTTCATCCCAACTTTTTCCATCCAAACATAACTTACTCCGCTACAGCCTCGCACCTATCAAACATGAATGTGCCAGTCTCCACACAACTGTCTCACACCCAGGGAATCAACATGCCGTCTTATAGGAGCATGGCGTGCCCATGTACAGCCCCAAATGATTACGCCTCCTCCAGGCTACCAAGGTTGGCCTCACAGAGTTCGTTGGTTCTGCAAAGTAGTAGCGGTAAAATACAGCCTCCCCTTTAA